A single region of the Fusobacterium varium genome encodes:
- a CDS encoding VWA domain-containing protein has protein sequence MFKFASPYFLLLIPIIIYLFLRKRSNLGITVPGIEPLRAYKIKSKKYLLGKYLILLSLILMSVALARPQMIYENRVVKKNGIDIAISLDLSQSMLQDDFSPNRLEKAKEVLGEFIDKRGNDRLSLIVFGGDAYTKVPLTFDHNVVKEMVSKLTVDDITSNNRTAIGMGIGVALNRLKNSEAKSKVIILLTDGENNSGEMSPSAAADIAKELGIKIYTIGIGARELQVPTLFGYRTVKNNELDENLLQNIAKTTGGEYFRAGDSKEFKEIFNKIDELEKTKIDGRSFYDKQEMFEGILKIALIFLLLGVFFQYLIYIIIP, from the coding sequence ATGTTTAAGTTTGCATCACCATATTTTTTATTGTTAATACCTATTATAATCTATCTCTTTTTAAGAAAAAGAAGTAATTTAGGAATAACAGTTCCAGGGATAGAGCCTTTAAGAGCTTACAAGATAAAAAGTAAGAAGTATCTTTTAGGTAAATATCTAATTCTCTTATCTCTAATTTTAATGAGTGTGGCGTTAGCTAGACCACAGATGATTTATGAAAATAGAGTTGTTAAGAAAAATGGAATTGATATAGCTATTTCACTAGATCTTTCACAATCTATGTTACAAGATGATTTTTCTCCAAATCGTTTAGAGAAAGCGAAAGAAGTTTTAGGAGAGTTTATTGATAAAAGAGGAAATGATAGATTATCATTGATTGTTTTTGGTGGAGATGCCTATACAAAAGTTCCTCTTACATTTGATCATAATGTTGTAAAAGAGATGGTTTCTAAACTTACAGTAGATGATATTACAAGTAATAACAGAACAGCTATTGGTATGGGAATTGGAGTTGCATTAAATAGGCTAAAAAATTCAGAGGCTAAATCTAAAGTTATAATTTTATTAACAGATGGAGAAAATAACTCTGGAGAGATGAGTCCAAGTGCTGCTGCTGATATAGCTAAAGAGTTAGGAATAAAAATATATACTATTGGTATAGGAGCAAGGGAATTGCAAGTTCCTACACTATTTGGTTATAGAACTGTAAAAAATAATGAACTTGATGAAAATCTTCTGCAAAATATTGCTAAAACAACTGGTGGAGAGTATTTTAGAGCAGGAGATAGCAAGGAATTTAAAGAGATATTTAATAAGATAGATGAATTGGAAAAAACAAAGATAGATGGAAGAAGTTTTTATGATAAACAGGAGATGTTTGAGGGAATTTTAAAAATTGCTTTAATTTTTCTATTATTAGGAGTATTTTTCCAATATCTAATCTATATAATAATACCATAA